A single region of the Lycium barbarum isolate Lr01 chromosome 2, ASM1917538v2, whole genome shotgun sequence genome encodes:
- the LOC132628430 gene encoding uncharacterized protein LOC132628430 — translation MADASKLHPATTVTNIKSCIPIVLDYEGSQYSNWATLFKLHCRANLVIDHILLPASPTVSSPITAAEKIAAKVLWERLDDIVRQWIYGTILNDLLNTIIHQEDTAAEAWNRLVHLFQDNKSARALALDAKFTNTKLVDFPNVKAYCTRLKVLADNLANVGHKVSDERLLLRLLRGLSEEYKTFQTTVQHRTPLPSFDVVRSMLELEEDSNGEDVIHESGSNVALVSHNINSHNFSINGQPNNSENTSNNRGNYHNRGKKNNRGRGGGNRNNNRGGAGNGHNSGGGSRNNHQTSLPAASQHQGATAQPWFFPP, via the coding sequence ATGGCAGACGCGTCCAAGTTGCATCCTGCAACTACAGTCACCAATATCAAATCGTGTATTCCTATTGTTCTTGACTATGAAGGAAGCCAATACAGTAACTGGGCTACCCTCTTCAAGCTCCATTGCCGAGCCAACTTGGTAATTGATCACATATTACTTCCTGCCTCCCCCACCGTGTCATCCCCAATAACCGCAGCCGAGAAAATTGCTGCAAAGGTTCTATGGGAACGACTAGATGACATCGTCCGACAATGGATATATGGTACGATATTGAATGATCTTCTCAACACGATCATTCATCAAGAGGACACCGCAGCCGAGGCTTGGAATCGCCTTGTTCATCTCTTCCAGGACAACAAATCGGCTAGGGCTCTTGCTCTTGATGCAAAATTCACGAACACCAAATTGGTGGATTTCCCGAACGTGAAAGCATACTGCACCCGGCTCAAGGTTCTTGCAGACAACCTCGCCAACGTCGGCCACAAAGTTTCCGACGAACGACTTCTGCTCCGTCTTCTGCGTGGGTTATCGGAAGAATATAAGACTTTTCAAACAACAGTGCAGCATCGTACTCCTCTCCCATCCTTTGACGTTGTACGGTCGATGCTCGAACTTGAGGAAGACAGCAATGGCGAGGACGTCATTCACGAATCCGGTTCGAATGTTGCTCTCGTTTCCCACAATATTAATTCTCATAATTTCTCTATTAATGGGCAGCCCAACAATTCTGAAAATACCTCCAATAATCGAGGAAATTATCACAATCGTGGAAAGAAGAACAACCGCGGTCGTGGCGGAGGGAACCGCAACAACAACCGTGGTGGAGCTGGGAATGGCCACAACAGCGGCGGGGGCAGCCGGAACAACCACCAGACCAGCCTGCCCGCTGCGTCGCAGCACCAAGGCGCTACTGCCCAGCCTtggttcttccccccttag